A window of the Oncorhynchus keta strain PuntledgeMale-10-30-2019 chromosome 21, Oket_V2, whole genome shotgun sequence genome harbors these coding sequences:
- the LOC118399782 gene encoding homeobox protein Hox-C13a-like produces the protein MTTSLVLHPRWADTLMYVYEKSPNENNQNKNQSMEGLGGNCPATHCRELISHSALGRHSGSLSHQGSVYSEIPSQDTGRHCPATQTSSSTTLGYGYPFGSPYYGCRLSHSHNVNLQQKPCSYHPAEKYTEPSAALPTEELSGRAKEFAFYPSFASSYQTVPGYLDMSVVPGISAHPEPRHDTLIPMDGYQHWALSNGWDGQVYCSKEQTQSTHLWKSPFPDVVPLQPEVSSYRRGRKKRVPYTKIQLKELEKEYAGNKFITKDKRRRISATSNLSERQVTIWFQNRRVKEKKCVCKSKSSSHMHAT, from the exons ATGACGACTTCGCTGGTTCTGCATCCACGCTGGGCGGACACCTTAATGTACGTATATGAAAAAAGCCCGAATGAAAATAATCAGAATAAAAACCAATCAATGGAGGGACTAGGCGGGAATTGTCCTGCTACTCACTGCAGGGAACTGATCTCGCACTCAGCGTTGGGACGACACTCCGGCAGCCTAAGCCACCAGGGTTCTGTGTACTCGGAAATACCCTCCCAGGACACAGGGCGACATTGCCCCGCTACCCAGACTTCCTCTAGCACCACCCTGGGTTATGGCTACCCGTTCGGAAGTCCTTATTACGGTTGTCGATTGTCACACTCGCACAACGTTAACTTGCAGCAGAAGCCATGTTCTTACCACCCTGCCGAGAAGTATACAGAACCAAGCGCGGCACTTCCCACGGAAGAGCTGTCAGGCAGGGCAAAGGAGTTCGCCTTTTACCCGAGTTTTGCTAGTTCATACCAGACTGTCCCAGGTTACTTGGACATGTCTGTGGTTCCCGGTATCAGTGCGCACCCGGAACCGAGACATGATACTTTGATTCCCATGGATGGATATCAGCATTGGGCTCTATCTAATGGCTGGGACGGACAGGTGTACTGTTCTAAAGAGCaaacacagtcaacacatctCTGGAAATCTCCATTCCCAG ATGTCGTCCCTTTGCAGCCAGAGGTCAGCAGCTACAGACGAGGCCGCAAAAAGAGAGTTCCTTACACCAAGATCCAGCTGAAGGAACTAGAGAAAGAGTACGCAGGCAACAAGTTCATCACCAAAGACAAGAGACGTCGAATATCTGCCACTTCTAATCTCTCTGAACGCCAGGTCACCATCTGGTTCCAGAACCGGCGGGTGAAGGAGAAAAAATGTGTCTGTAAATCTAAATCAAGCTCTCACATGCATGCCACTTGA